The following proteins come from a genomic window of Montipora capricornis isolate CH-2021 chromosome 9, ASM3666992v2, whole genome shotgun sequence:
- the LOC138016517 gene encoding uncharacterized protein produces MGRPILFIVVILSVLSEGHKLGSFNSKYEEVYVSITGHDSASCGHKTYPCKSIAQAVRQVDGNYGHIYLNGTGTERQPFNCSREMQRGIEIQKSVSIEGMNSTPTTHISCFGGIKFRSVERELNVSISGIVFQQTPLTFEDCNFIQLFNSSFRGGSAVTVYVNNISSTNFNIQSSSFFDNNVSCVDFILASRKAQTQLLTLRINSTTFQSNGCFGKRLMKLGAITIGSPIKAALGPVLVDVSCSKVYYTKNCGHFVSIELPHATINEVYTDVTLVGNGVGRLWMRSNSETKSLLSSLARKTYAKFVGLSCYNNRLRCLMIECNETEVEIYNSSFQDQYVPSGRGASILLEATTHAALRVLNGSFGNNRAKAGGAINVHSKLGTIELLFSRVNFIACAAEKYGCAVLVGDPQGALVTNRTATFELIANFREVLVNNCSGIKVSQRRRNCTVFHFLVFSGKMTINDSSWTNNRIETDATFVLGNAGGKTDITVSNCDFVNNSALLQAAVMFVALGPLPGSIRIENTTFLTQLGDTEDKKSNALLVSPEFRIELMNVSFSSRNAIGLAIFRFAKTKPQAFAMNTYIVNCTFFNSARDIVVNILEATEINFNIRNTVFSTESAGTKDIGIFFAVKPFTKLNLSRAVIELDNVTFLSRPCSVFNLHTRGEKTLKIRNSIFKGGICSRYHPHHIVSGSISILALPDSLKQSGCVGHQYTRKNIHPLWNYDTKIIIEGSTFEGNAGITVGAIAVVNGNVTFDKCNFRNNFGNKTSGHVCAGYGTGRIHFKDCSFLTTLHSIAANGVLFKKSAVLYSGSGGPLEIENTSMVSNVSQRIILSTMVYVSNGGYVNIDNQSIIECSAGSQLLFENNTHFQYGYNEINGSSCRFNMTALHYSCNSCPPGFYSLQKGASRGLNLLSSIECLPCPFGATCVEKNVAARPNFWGYPNPNKAHALTFYACPEGYCQSPSQKSGALQYNACFGKRYGFLCGKCFPEYSETLFTTECRKRSECNNHLLWIIAIIYTTGMALYLLTKPPIIRYLVKQILWFRNREGYALIDGSGEEMEGHKDTGYLKIIFYFYQAADLLIIGSAESLLHGKIPFVLSIVEAFNFEIGTLEKYISCPFAGITAVTKELLRSGTVFLIMAEIVTIYCFHFAFNKVRSKEGPCAIHYIAVFIELLLLGYERLAESSLNLMNCFPIGSEKRLFIDAEIVCWQWWQYILLTYIIVSVVPFILVLYFGSSKLHHSSISAKEFLGACTFPLPFLVYWLFKRVFITGNNTPHDRQNNKEVVEVLHGPFRHPKGNDNGTLYWESVLIGRRLALLLCHAFITNSMLRLVCMTVACIAIVIHHALKSPFQDPIANRSETVSLFILAVIAVINLTKATLVSFGITIGGPATTYLEILDWFEVCVLAFVPALLGIFVAMTALSQFVRLFAFFREMIRSKLDFVCR; encoded by the coding sequence GTAGTTTTAACTCCAAATATGAAGAGGTCTATGTTTCCATTACCGGTCACGATTCGGCAAGCTGTGGCCACAAAACATACCCATGCAAGTCTATTGCACAAGCAGTTCGTCAAGTTGACGGGAATTATGGCCACATTTATCTTAACGGCACTGGCACAGAGAGACAGCCGTTCAATTGCAGCCGGGAAATGCAGCGTGGGATAGAAATTCAGAAAAGCGTCAGCATAGAGGGGATGAATTCAACGCCAACTACGCACATTTCTTGTTTTGGTGGAATAAAATTCCGGTCCGTCGAAAGAGAACTGAATGTATCCATATCCGGTATTGTTTTCCAACAAACTCCACTGACGTTTGAAGATTGCAATTTCATACAATTATTTAACAGTTCTTTTCGAGGTGGATCCGCTGTAACGGTTTACGTGAACAACATATCCAGCACCAATTTCAACATCCAAAGTTCCTCATTCTTTGACAACAATGTGTCCTGTGTGGATTTCATTTTGGCTTCCCGCAAAGCTCAAACTCAGCTCCTTACATTGAGAATCAATAGCACCACTTTTCAGAGCAACGGCTGCTTTGGAAAACGCTTAATgaaattaggagcaataacaaTTGGATCACCAATAAAAGCAGCTTTAGGCCCTGTCTTGGTCGACGTATCATGCTCTAAGGTCTATTACACCAAAAACTGTGGCCATTTTGTTAGCATCGAATTGCCGCATGCCACCATAAACGAGGTTTATACGGACGTAACGCTCGTGGGAAATGGAGTTGGTCGGCTTTGGATGCGATCAAATAGCGAAACAAAGAGCTTGCTTAGTTCACTAGCAAGAAAAACCTACGCTAAATTTGTAGGCCTAAGCTGCTACAACAACCGGTTGCGATGTCTCATGATCGAGTGTAATGAGACCGAAGTGGAAATTTATAACTCTTCCTTTCAGGACCAGTACGTTCCATCTGGAAGAGGTGCATCCATTTTGCTTGAGGCAACAACGCACGCAGCATTGCGAGTGCTAAACGGCAGTTTTGGAAACAATCGAGCAAAAGCAGGCGGAGCCATAAACGTTCATAGCAAACTTGGGACGATAGAGCTCTTGTTTTCACGCGTTAATTTTATTGCATGCGCCGCAGAAAAGTACGGATGTGCCGTTTTAGTCGGAGATCCTCAAGGTGCTCTAGTTACAAACCGAACGGCGACATTTGAATTAATTGCAAACTTCAGAGAGGTGCTTGTCAACAACTGCTCTGGTATCAAAGTATcgcaaagaagaagaaattgcACTGTGTTCCATTTTCTCGTCTTCAGTGGAAAGATGACCATAAACGACTCTTCCTGGACAAATAACAGGATAGAGACAGATGCTACTTTTGTGTTGGGAAATGCCGGTGGCAAAACTGACATTACAGTCTCGAACTGCGACTTTGTCAACAATTCTGCCCTTCTTCAAGCTGCAGTTATGTTTGTAGCCTTAGGCCCACTTCCAGGCAGCATAAGGATTGAGAATACCACGTTTTTGACTCAACTAGGGGACACTGAAGACAAAAAATCAAACGCGTTGCTTGTAAGTCCAGAATTCAGAATCGAGTTGATGAACGTGTCATTTAGCTCGCGAAATGCCATTGGGCTTGCGATATTCCGTTTCGCTAAAACTAAGCCTCAAGCTTTTGCGATGAACACTTACATCGTGAACTGCACTTTTTTCAACAGTGCTCGAGATATTGTAGTCAATATTTTAGAAGCAACCGAAATTAACTTCAACATAAGAAATACTGTCTTTTCTACCGAAAGTGCAGGAACCAAGGACATTGGCATCTTTTTTGCGGTTAAACCATTCACCAAACTAAACTTATCAAGGGCAGTTATAGAACTGGATAACGTAACATTTCTATCTCGACCTTGTAGCGTTTTCAACCTGCACACGCGAGGAGAGAAAACTCTCAAAATACGGAATTCCATTTTTAAAGGGGGCATTTGTTCAAGGTACCATCCGCATCACATAGTATCTGGCTCCATATCAATTCTAGCACTACCTGATAGCCTCAAGCAATCAGGATGTGTTGGGCATCAATACACCAGAAAGAACATCCACCCTTTGTGGAATTATGACACCAAAATAATCATCGAAGGCAGCACTTTTGAAGGAAACGCAGGTATAACGGTGGGAGCCATCGCCGTTGTCAACGGGAACGTTACGTTTGACAAGTGCAATTTTCGAAATAACTTTGGCAACAAAACGTCTGGACACGTTTGTGCAGGGTATGGCACAGGCCGAATCCACTTCAAAGATTGTTCGTTCTTGACCACGCTCCATAGCATTGCGGCGAATGGCGTTCTCTTTAAAAAATCAGCTGTTTTGTATTCTGGAAGTGGTGGGCCATTAGAAATTGAAAATACTTCAATGGTATCAAATGTTAGTCAAAGAATTATTCTCTCCACAATGGTGTACGTTTCGAATGGAGGATACGTCAACATTGATAACCAGTCCATCATCGAATGCAGCGCGGGAAGCCagcttttatttgaaaataacaCGCACTTTCAGTACGGATACAACGAGATAAACGGAAGTTCCTGCAGATTTAACATGACTGCTCTACACTATTCCTGTAATTCGTGTCCTCCCGGTTTCTACAGTTTACAGAAAGGTGCTTCGCGCGGGCTAAATTTACTCTCATCAATTGAATGCCTGCCATGTCCCTTTGGAGCGACTtgtgttgaaaaaaatgtcgCTGCAAGACCGAATTTCTGGGGATACCCGAATCCTAACAAGGCCCATGCATTGACGTTCTATGCTTGTCCGGAAGGTTACTGTCAGAGTCCATCACAGAAGTCGGGTGCACTACAATATAACGCCTGCTTTGGAAAGCGATACGGATTTCTCTGTGGGAAGTGTTTTCCAGAATATAGTGAAACACTCTTTACTACCGAGTGCCGCAAGAGAAGCGAATGCAATAACCACTTGTTGTGGATAATAGCAATCATTTACACGACTGGAATGGCTCTTTATCTCTTAACCAAGCCTCCGATAATACGTTATCTTGTCAAACAAATATTGTGGTTCAGGAATCGAGAAGGCTATGCTCTCATAGATGGATCAGGTGAGGAAATGGAGGGACACAAAGATACTGGATATCTTAAAATCATATTCTATTTCTATCAAGCCGCCGATCTATTGATAATAGGGTCAGCTGAAAGTTTGCTTCACGGTAAAATTCCATTTGTACTGTCTATCGTCGAAGCGTTTAATTTTGAAATCGGCACCCTTGAGAAATATATATCTTGTCCTTTTGCTGGAATTACAGCTGTTACAAAGGAGTTGCTACGTTCCGGAACCGTTTTTCTCATAATGGCAGAAATAGTAACAATTTActgctttcatttcgctttcAACAAGGTACGGAGTAAGGAAGGGCCATGTGCTATTCACTACATAGCTGTTTTCATAGAGTTACTGCTACTTGGGTACGAGCGACTTGCAGAATCATCTTTAAACCTAATGAACTGTTTTCCTATAGGCTCTGAGAAACGGTTGTTTATCGATGCAGAGATCGTTTGTTGGCAGTGGTGGCAATATATACTGCTGACTTACATCATCGTGTCAGTGGTACCTTTTATCCTTGTTTTGTACTTTGGATCGTCAAAGCTTCACCATTCCTCAATCTCCGCGAAAGAGTTTCTCGGAGCGTGCACATTTCCCTTACCGTTTCTAGTTTACTGGCTGTTTAAGAGAGTTTTTATAACAGGGAATAACACCCCACACGACAGACAGAACAACAAGGAGGTTGTGGAAGTACTTCATGGGCCGTTTCGTCATCCTAAGGGTAACGACAATGGAACACTGTACTGGGAAAGCGTTTTGATTGGTAGACGGTTGGCGTTACTCCTTTGTCACGCATTCATCACAAATTCAATGCTTCGATTGGTTTGCATGACTGTCGCTTGCATCGCCATAGTGATTCATCACGCCCTCAAAAGTCCTTTTCAGGATCCTATCGCGAACAGATCTGAAACAGTGTCTCTTTTCATCTTGGCTGTAATAGCAGTTATCAACCTGACAAAAGCCACTTTGGTGTCGTTTGGAATAACCATCGGTGGGCCAGCTACAACTTATCTGGAAATCCTCGACTGGTTTGAAGTCTGTGTGTTGGCTTTTGTTCCAGCTTTATTGGGCATTTTCGTAGCTATGACAGCGTTGTCTCAGTTCGTGCGGTTATTTGCATTCTTTAGGGAGATGATTCGATCCAAACTTGACTTTGTTTGCAGATGA